In Acidobacteriota bacterium, the genomic window TCAACGCAATCGAATCCATTTGGGAATGTTTTTCAAGCGACGCAGGCCGGAGCACATAGATAACGGGTTGGACCCCCGCGGCGAGGCTTTGTGGGATGAGTTGCGCCGCCGGGTGGAGGAGGAAGAGGGATTCTTGTGGTGCTTCATCTCCACGGCGTCCCCTCCCGCCTCAGACCTGTTCTTGCGACGCTTTCAGAAGCTGGCCAAGAGCCGCAAGCAGAAGGTGTCGCTGAAGGAGACTGCCCTGCCTTCGCGGCTTCCCAAGCTGGCCAAGTCTCTGGTCAGGGGACGCTGGGTCAGGCGCTACGACTATATCTGGATTCAAGTCTCCGAGAGCGTCCGCGATCAGCACGAGGGCGAGTGGCTGGAGGCCTGGAGGGAGACGCTGCGTTTTCTCTCCGCCCGCCGGCAAGAGTTGCAAGGACGCTTCCGCGGGATCATTGTCTCCGGTCCCGCCGAGATGCAGCAGTGGCTTCCCGAAGCCATGCCCTCGGTTTGGCGGCTGCATCCCATGACCATCGATCTGCGTCCCTCCTGGCTGCAACGGGCGGTGCCGGACGACCAGAGGGAAGAGGTCCCCGACCAGGACCCTGCCAGCGACGAGGAGTCTCAGGGCGCCGTTGCCGAGGCTCCCTCGGAGGACGCGGCAGTCAAGCCGGGCCGGCGTTTGCGGGAAGCGCTGGAAGCCTATCGCAGAGGCGACCTGGGACGGACGGTGGAATTGGCCCGCCAAATCGACGAGTCGAGGGCCGGCGCCGGCCGTCGGGCCGAGGCCTATGCCTTGCGGGCACGGGCCGAGCGGCAGGCCGGACGCTACAGCGATGCCGCCCGGCACATCGACCTGGCGCTGAGAACCCTGGAGTCCGAGGAGCGCGGCGACCTGTTGCGCTGGTACGACCTGGCGGGACGCATCGCCGTGCGCCGTCAGCGCCTGGACCAGGCCCTCGACTACTACCAGCAGGCTCTCGAAATCGCCCGGCGCAGGGCCCGGGACCAGGCCGGACCCCCGGCCCAACGCTGCCTTTCAGTCATCCTCAACCGTCTCAGCGAGGTGCAGATGCGGCGGGGAGAGAGCGAGAGCGCACGCCGCCTGGGCCACGAATCCCTCAAGATCAGGCAACAGCTCGTCGAGGACGCCGAGCAGCCCAGCCCAGCCAGCCTGCGCGACCTTTCCTATTGCTTCTACCTGCTGGCCATGCTGGAGGAATCGGAGGGCCGGCTGGAGGAATCCCTCGACCACGTGCGCGAATCGTTGATCCTCGACCGCCGTCTCAACGAGCAGCATCCCGGCCCCGATTCGCGCCGCAATCTGGCGGCCACCTTGAAACTGGCCGCCCACCTCAAACATCGCCTGGGCCATAACGGAGAGGCCCGCCGCCTGCGCCGCCAGGCCGAGGCTCTGCAACCCGGCAACTAGCGGCCGACTTGCCCGGAAGATGTCTTACTTCGGGGTCCTGCGGCATGTTATTCTTACCAGTCGTTATGCAATAGCATCCAGCTTGAAAGAGAGCCCAGAGGGCAGACCAGTGAGCGCCAACCGTTACAACCCGGCTGAAATCGAACCCAAGTGGCAAGAGGAATGGGAGCGCCGCAAAGCCTTCCGCGTGTCCAACGATCCTGAGGACCTGCGGGGAAAGGCCAAGTTCTACATCCTCGACATGTTCCCCTACCCCTCGGGCGCCGGTCTGCACGTGGGCCACCCCGAGGGCTACACGGCCACCGACGTGGTGGCGCGGATGAAGCGCATGCAGGGCCTCAACGTGCTCCATCCCATGGGCTGGGACGCCTTCGGGTTGCCCGCGGAGCGGGCCGCCGTCCGCGAGAAC contains:
- a CDS encoding tetratricopeptide repeat protein, translated to MFFKRRRPEHIDNGLDPRGEALWDELRRRVEEEEGFLWCFISTASPPASDLFLRRFQKLAKSRKQKVSLKETALPSRLPKLAKSLVRGRWVRRYDYIWIQVSESVRDQHEGEWLEAWRETLRFLSARRQELQGRFRGIIVSGPAEMQQWLPEAMPSVWRLHPMTIDLRPSWLQRAVPDDQREEVPDQDPASDEESQGAVAEAPSEDAAVKPGRRLREALEAYRRGDLGRTVELARQIDESRAGAGRRAEAYALRARAERQAGRYSDAARHIDLALRTLESEERGDLLRWYDLAGRIAVRRQRLDQALDYYQQALEIARRRARDQAGPPAQRCLSVILNRLSEVQMRRGESESARRLGHESLKIRQQLVEDAEQPSPASLRDLSYCFYLLAMLEESEGRLEESLDHVRESLILDRRLNEQHPGPDSRRNLAATLKLAAHLKHRLGHNGEARRLRRQAEALQPGN